A single genomic interval of Streptomyces sp. 1222.5 harbors:
- a CDS encoding carbohydrate ABC transporter permease — protein sequence MSAPIKETAPVPAERPVDKVPVRPGDRRGEGVVLNVFSHGFLALWGLLIVLPLLWLVLSSFKTDVQIGGSAFGWPHSWSFDVFSRAWDKGIGDYFLNTVIVLVFSVPLTMLFGSMAAYVLARYRFWGNRLLYYFFVAGAMFPVFLALVPLFFMVKRLDMLNTYQGLILVYIAYSMPFTVFFMHSFFRTLPTAVFEAAVLDGASHTRTFFQVMLPMAKPGLISVGIFNTLGQWNQFILPTVLMQPQSGSDPERYVLTQGLIQLQQQQGYASDLPVLFAGVTIAMIPMLVVYLSFQRQVQAGLTSATLK from the coding sequence ATGAGCGCACCCATCAAGGAGACCGCCCCCGTCCCCGCCGAGCGGCCCGTGGACAAGGTCCCCGTCCGCCCCGGCGACCGGCGCGGCGAGGGCGTGGTCCTGAACGTCTTCTCGCACGGCTTCCTCGCCCTGTGGGGCCTGCTGATCGTGCTGCCCCTGCTGTGGCTGGTCCTCAGCTCCTTCAAGACCGACGTCCAGATCGGCGGCTCGGCCTTCGGCTGGCCGCACAGCTGGTCCTTCGACGTCTTCAGCCGGGCCTGGGACAAGGGCATCGGCGACTACTTCCTGAACACCGTGATCGTCCTGGTGTTCTCCGTGCCGCTGACCATGCTGTTCGGCTCCATGGCCGCGTACGTGCTGGCCAGGTACCGGTTCTGGGGCAACCGGCTGCTCTACTACTTCTTCGTGGCCGGCGCCATGTTCCCGGTGTTCCTGGCCCTCGTCCCGCTGTTCTTCATGGTCAAACGGCTGGACATGCTGAACACCTACCAGGGGCTGATCCTGGTCTACATCGCCTACTCGATGCCGTTCACGGTGTTCTTCATGCACTCCTTCTTCCGGACCCTGCCCACGGCGGTCTTCGAGGCGGCGGTCCTGGACGGTGCCTCGCACACCCGGACCTTCTTCCAGGTGATGCTGCCGATGGCGAAGCCCGGTCTGATCAGCGTCGGCATCTTCAACACGCTGGGGCAGTGGAACCAGTTCATCCTGCCCACGGTGCTGATGCAGCCGCAGAGCGGTTCCGACCCCGAGCGCTACGTCCTCACCCAGGGGCTGATCCAGCTGCAACAGCAGCAGGGGTACGCCTCCGACCTGCCCGTTCTCTTCGCCGGCGTGACCATCGCGATGATCCCGATGCTGGTCGTCTACCTGTCCTTCCAGCGCCAGGTGCAGGCGGGTCTGACCTCGGCGACGCTCAAGTAG